DNA sequence from the Vicia villosa cultivar HV-30 ecotype Madison, WI linkage group LG3, Vvil1.0, whole genome shotgun sequence genome:
gcatttcttataaaaaattaacaagaatttaatatttatatccaTAGTAAAATTAagagtaaataaaaataataagatgattttgatttatattgattgcatttcttataaaaaattaaCAAGAATTTAATAGTTATATCCATAATAAAATTAagagtaaataaaaataataatatgatttgtttTTTATTGATTGCATTTCTTATATAAAATTATCAACATGTTAATAGTTTATAATctcaatataatttaaatttggaGAAAATATTAAAGGATAAACCATTGTAAAATCAAGAGtaaatagaaaattataaaaattaatattggtATAAAAAAAATTCCATTATTGATATCTTATAaagattataataaaaaaactgaATGTCAGGTACAATGTccccaaaaaaatcaaaataaacaataaaGAAGAAGACTCATATTATCATCCTAGGGATTTCCTGGTTCATGAATGCTATAAGTTACCAAATACAATTCATGAAgtgaaaaatcaattatatttacCTAGGATTTATGTTCTGGAATGGCCAATATATTTttccaaacaaaacaaaattaaattcaaCAAACAATAAAAGAATAGAAGCttctcaaaatattttaaaaggaaTTTTTATATTgggagatctattcacccctttTGACTTATTACTATCCATATTCTGAACCATTAGATAAGCATATGGTAGTAGATGATTCACCCCCTCTTGACTTGAAATATGTCTTCTTGAGTTAGAAGTCATTGAAACCAACTATTATCATTATTTGACTGTCTATTTTGGAGGAAGAAAAGCTTTTGTGGAGTATTGCAAGATAATAAAGAAGCACTTGGTTGGAGTCTAAGTGATTTGAAGGGAATAATTCTAACTTATTCATGCACAAGATCAATCTTAAGGAATAATTCAAACTTCTTGTTCAATAAAATTAATGGGATATCACCACAATGGTTTATCCAATAGtgattaaatttttatattcttaTTCAAAATCGCTGCATAAGTTTGGTGAAGATGAATCTGTTGGTAGCCTTAGATTTGAGGAAGAAAGAAATCGCTGTAAAGTATGGGTGTCAAAACCGTCATTATTTGGAAGAAAGAAATCGCTGTAAGGGAAGGAAGAAAGAAATCTGTTACTCAACTATTTTGTAGTGGAAGTTATTAGAAGAATTATATTAGAAAGTTTTCGAATGAGGTAATTAAGAATTTTTAAGGAATTCAAAATTCTAATAAGcaatttaaataattcaattacaaataatacaattttaaattcttttgtttaGATAgagtattaaaatatttaattgctaaatttttggggtcattttcataaattttaaaatatttgagccaaatttaaaaaatgaaaaatagggaccaatttgcaatttttgtaaatttcaaaggaccaatttgtaaaaattgaaaattattagggattaatttgcaattttttgagttttttgcaataaatttgtaatttttataaattagagGACCATcttgtaaaatttgaaattttttaaattttttttatcatttgaaatttcttaaatataacttgaataaaatactttataaatttacatcattttaacaattctccatATTTGTTATCCAATCAATAAATTTTGATCAAGTCATTTTAAATTctctcaaaaaaaattatttccccTTACTAAACTATTTCACCCAAACatactcttatatatatatatatatatatatatatatatatatatatatatatatatatatatatatatatatatatatatatatatatatatatatatatatatatatatatatatgaagtggGCTTTAAGATGCCACATGTCTTGATAAGTTTTTGAAAGTCATAATGAGTCGcacgttagactatatctgaacttgaagtgttgagaagtggttgttgaatgttgatcgtgtcatcaccgttcgtggtaaatgagatcttggaaggtcgatcgtgtcagcactgttcgtagtaattgaattagatcttggaaagatgatcgtgttaATTGTGGATTGGGTCTTGATTCAAGGATACTTGAATCTCATTTCTCCGAAGAAGGAAGGGAAAGACAAGGTGGTTTGGAAGGATTTAGCGGTTAATTCCTTTTCGGTAAAGAGTTGTTatgattttattatttcttcttcTATTCCGTTTGGGCCAGATAATGTGAATGATAAGGCTTTTAGTCTTATTTGGAAGATGAAAGTACCTCTCAAAATAAAAGCTTTTGATTGGAGATGTTTTATTGAGAAGATTCCTACAAAAGATTCGCTCTTCCGTAGAGGTATTCTTTCTAATCCTATTGATTCTACTTGTGCTTTTTGTGGAGTCAATCCCGAATCTTGCTATCATTTGTTTATTGGTTGTCTTGTGGCCTCTCTTGTGTGGAAGAAGGTGGCCGGGTGGATTAATTTTATTGATACGGGAATGGTTGACCTCATGGATAGTTTTATGAGATGGAGTAGGTTTTGTATACAAAAGAGGGTTAAAAAAGGAAAAGTAGGATGTGTTTGGTTAGCTACGATTTGGTGCTTATGGAGCACAAGGAATGGTATCATTTTTAGAGAGGAAGATTGGAGTGTTTCGGATATCGTTTGGAACATTAAAACGTTGCTTTGGAGGTGGTCGTTCATTGGGAATATTACACATACCAATTGTTTTTTTTCATAAGCAAGAATTATATATATAGGAGAACTAGGGGTTCTCAAGCCCAAATACAAAATACAAGGAGCAAGCCTAACCAAAAGAGAAAATTACCAACCAATTGCCCTTACGAAAGGAAGCATAAAGGATCCTTACAAAAatcgtaaaaattacaattggtatCGGTAATATTCCCACAAAAAGACCATCTCCACGCCGTAAATTTAATGTTCCAAACAATGTTGTTAACGCTCCAACCATCATTCCGGAAACACACATCATTTCTAACTATCCAAAGGCACCAAGTAATCGCCAACCAAACCACACCCAATTTACACCTCTTGACTTTCTTGAGTTTAAAGAAAGAGTGCCACTCCATAAAACTCGATAAACACTCATCTTCCATCCTATTTCCCAAACCAACCCAAGAAGCaatctcattccaaatctttttgaCTACGTCGCAAATAAAAAAAGTATGCCTACACTTTTCTATGTCATTACTACAAAAGGAACAAAAAATGTTATCTAAAGGTAGCGGAATACCACTAAGCAATAGCAAATCCTTTGTAGGAAGCCGATTAAGGAAAAGTCTCCATCCGAAAGCTTTAATTTTGAAAGGCACTTCCAATTTCCACAAAATACCGAAAGCTTCATCGTCTTTATTAGGAGGGCCGAAAGGAATGTGACTCTTCATAAGGAAAGAATAGCAAGAAGCCACCGAAAAGTCCATATCATCCTTGTAGTGCCACTCCACATCATCCCTCCCCTCACTCATCCCTTCCGCCCCGCCCACCAAATCTCTCAACTCCTCCACGCCATCCGTGAAATCGCTCCCCGCTAGACCAAAATCCCCCCAAGACCACCCTCCATCGCTCCAACCCCCCATTGCCGCCACGAAAACGTGCTTCAAGTTGGAAACCTCATACATATCCGGAAAGAGAATTCTCAAAGAAAAATCTCCAATCCACTTTGCATGCCAAAAAGAAGTATTGAAACCATTGTTAACGGAAAACCTACTACATTCACCAATAGGATCATCAAAAGAATTATGAGTAATATTTAAGAGATCTCTCCACCAAAAAGAACCACTACGGTGGGCCGCCCCTTTTTCTCCACCCATTATTCTAAGAGACAAGTCACCATAACGGGTTTTCAATATACTATACCAAAGAGCGTCGGTACCTTGAAGGATCTTCCATCTCCATTTGTTGAGGAGGGCCACATTAAACAATGCTAAGTTTTTGACGCCCAAACCCCCCTTCTCAAAAGGAAGATTGACATCCCTCCACTTGACCCAATGAATTTTCCTCTTGTTCTCCGCTCCCCCCCATAGAAAATTGCTTTGGATAGAAGTAATTTTTTTAACCACTTTCGAAGGCATTTTGTAGAAAGACATAGTGAAAATGGATAAGGAACTAAGCACGGACTTAAGAAGAGTAATTTTACCTCCTAAATTAAGAAAGCGGTTGGTCCACCCCTCCAAACGGTTTTTCAACTTCTTTATGAGAGGATTCCAAGAAGATTCCTTTCTAGGATTGAAGCCAATAGGGATACCAAGAAAGAAAAAATTGCTATCTTCCAATTTGCAAGAGAGAACATGAGAAGCCACTTCCAAGAAATGGGCATTGGAATTAATTCCAATAAGTTTGCTCTTTTGGAAATTAATACCGAGGCCCGAAACCACTTCAAATGCACGAAGAACCACCTTAATCGCCTGAATTTGCTTCCAACAACCTTCGCCGACAAGAagggtgtcatccgcaaattggagaatatcaaCCCCACACGAACTCATAACTTCAAATCTTTGGAAGTCTCCTACTTCGGTAGATCTTTTAACTAATCCCGTTAAACCTTCGGTaaccaaaacaaaaaggaaagggGAAAGAGGGTCTCCTTGCCTCAAACCCCTAGAAACGGTGAATTCCTTAGTCGGGCTACCGTTCACAAGAATTGACATGTTACTATTAAACACCAATAGTTCCATCCACTTCAACCACCTTTGTCCAAAACCCATCCGTCTCATCATGTACCGAAGAAAATTCCAACTCACTTTGTCAtatgctttttcaaaatcaactttgaaaAGAATACAATTTTTACCTTCTTTCCTTGCATAATCTACCACCTCGTTAGCAACCAAGACACCATCAAGCAATTGCCTACcgggaacaaaagcactttggcaATTAGAAATGATCGACGTCAACACTTTTTTACATGCAACCGACCAAACATATGGGACGATAATCGGCCAATAACTTAGTCACAACTTTGTACATGCAACCGACCAAACATATGGGACGATAATCGGCCAAAGCCACCGGATTAGATTTCTTCGgaatcaaagtcaaaaaagaaGAGGTGATTGCCTTCGAAATTGCATTACCTTCAAAGAAATACTCAAAATACCGAAAGAAATCTTCTTTAATAAAGTGCCAACAATTCTTTATAAAGAGAAAAGAATAGCCATCCGGACCCGGACTCTTATCCCCACCACATTCCCACACCGCTTCCTTAATTTCGGACTCTAGAAAAGGCTTCTCAAGATCCGCCGCTTCCGTACCGTTGATGGAATTAAAAGAGATTCCATCCAAGACCGGCCTATCCTCCTCCGTTTCTAAAAAATTGTGCTCGAAGTAACTAAACACCGCGTCTTTGACATCTTCAACCGACTCCGCCACACCATCCGAGGTGAAAATGGGACCCAAATGGTTTATTCTTCTCCTTTGTTTCATCATCTTATGAAAAAAACCGCTATTGGAGTCTCCCTCCTTAATCCATTTTACTCTTGATTTTTGAATAAGCATATTTTCTTTTAGACGCAAATTCCTCCAAAAATTAGCACTAGATTCCTTCCTTAAAGCTAGATTTTCGTCAAAAAAAGCATCATCAAAGGAAGCTAACCTTTCGTCGACAATGTTCAAATCCCGAACTCCTTCTTCCATATCTAATTCTATCTTCCCGAAGACCTCTTTATTCCACCTTCTTAATTTGTCTTTTAGTAAACAAAGTTTTTCCTTAAGAATAAAATCGCCTCTTCCTCCCACCTTCAAGCTTCTCCATTCTTTCTCCACAAATGGAAGGAAAGAATCATGAGAGAACCACTCGTTGTTGAATCTAAATGGCTTCGGTCCCCAATCCAATTTATCTTTCAAAATCCAAACCGGGCATTGATCCGAGATATCTCTATCGCCAATCAATTGACCAACCACTCCCCACCTAGCTACCGTACTACTAGAAACAAGAAAGCGGTCAATCCGACTCATGGATTTACCATCACCACTAAACCAAGAGAACTTTTTACCTTTGCAAGGGATATCCTCCAAACCACTTTCATCAATGAATTCCGAAAAGAGATCCATTTCAACATGATTCACCGCCACCGTCCTCCCTCTTCTTTCGTTAGAGTTTTTTATGGCATTAAAGTCCCCTCCCAAAATCCACTCACCATCTTTGAAAGCGTCTTGTAACTCCAAAAGCTTCTTCCACAATTCCTTCTTTTTGCTCaagagacaagaagaataaatATTAACAATGTAATAGAAACTATTCTTCCACTCCACCTTTGTGCCCAAGAACCCATCACCTTTAAAGCTACTCACAACCTCCACTTTGTTTCTATCCCATAGAGTGATAATGCCTCCCGATCTACCCAAAGAGTTCGAATATGAGAAACCAATCTCCGGAGAGTTCCAAAAACTTTTAGCCCATCCGTCCTCCATACTAGTAATCTTGGTCTCTTGAATTAAGAACACGTCCGCCTTAGATTTCTTAATGATAGCGCTAATTCTCTTTCTCTTAAGAGAATTCATCCCCCCTCTTATATTTAATGAACCAATAATCATGAGGTTCTTTTAGAAAACTCCTTCCGTCCTTCCCCGTTCTCGTCTTCTATATTGACATTcttcaaacataatttttttCCACGTCCCTCCACGTCTACCACACCCAACGCCGCAATAGCATCCCACATGTTCCCGTCAAAGTCGTTTTTCAAGAATTTCCATTGCCGCCCGTTACTTCTGACAATGTCGGATTCCTCCATGTGTTCCCCATAAAAAACAGAGCACTGAGACCCTTCCAAACTCCCCAAACCAGATTTGTAATTCACCAAAAAAGAACCTGTTTTTAATCCCTTCCCACTactgttttctttcttttcggcCTTCCTACCTCCCCCACAACATAGCGTGTTACCTCCGCCCTTTCCAGCACTGCTTACCCTATTCACAGATCTCATTTTAACCTTCTTAGAACGCAGCTTTTTGTTCGAAACAGAAACAGCCACCGCGGGAGAACAATTCACCGCAGCCAAAGAAGCAACCAGCCCCTCTGTTTCCTCCCTCCCAGCATCTGTCTGCGCAACAACCTGCACGGAAGATTCAGCACGGAACTGAGAAATGGCCTCGTCAAAGCTACCCTCTCCCGTAAAATTACCGGCCGGATGACTACCCATTATTACCTCCGCCAGAATCGGAGCAGAACTGACTTTCTGCGAAAATCCCTCATCTGCAACTCCGCCTGAAGCTGCCACACGAGAGGCCTTATCAAGCTGTTCCGGAAATAGCGCCTTATCCAAATCCTCAGGTTCGGAAAACTGCCGAATTGGATCAGAGGAATCCCCAGTTTCGAATAGTATGTCATCGCCACCATTATCATCCTGCCAATTTCCATCGGAAGAAGTGGAAGAAGACTCATGTTCATTGATTTGCGGCTTCTCGTTATTATTAGAATGCACGACCACGACATCCTCTCTCACCAGAAGAATGAAGGATTTGTTATCGATGTTGACTGTAACAGATTCTGGTATTTTGGAACTCAACTTAATCTTCACTCTGATTCTAGCCACATCATAAGCCTCTCCTTTAGAAGTCCTTTCATCCACACAAATGAAAATCCTCCACACCTCCGCTAGAGCGATGAAAAACTCCGGGTTCCACCCATGAACAGGGATGCCATAGATTCTAAGCCATACCTCTCTACTCCCATCCACCATATTTTCCTCCCACTTCTTAATCTCGGAGAACCAAGACTGCCACCAAGTCTCGCCCTCCGCAATCAAAGCATCAATGAAGCCCGGTTCCCTGTCCTCCAACAAACAAGTGCCGCCTCCCATCGGTGTGACACGAACAGCAAAAACACCCTCCATCTCTATATAAGTTTGAATGTTGAAGGCCGAACCTGGAATAAGAACTCTGCCGACATACGCTTTCCTAAGCCTCTCTTTGACAACGGTTTTGGAATTGAAGCATAAAGTTGGGTTCGTCTCCGCGACATCAACGTCAACGGCCAAACCTCCCTTGACCACCGTCGCGAACGATCTGGATCCCCTGCTAGCATTCCACCCAACTCTGCCGCTCCCTTCCCCCACTTCATTGCCTCCTTTTAAAACCCCTCCTCGGACTCCACTATTCCGAGCCACCACCCCAAAACTCCCAGTGACTCCTCCCACCTTGCCCCTGATGAAACGCGGAAGATTCGCATGAATTTTTCCCCCAGCAATCTGAATATTATCGAGCCTGACCGCAAAGAGCCTCCCGTCCTGAACGCCTGCGAATCGCGCAAAACCGAATCGCCTGCCCCTGTTGTTCTTCCTTGGGGATATAGAAACTTCCACCGCATCCCCTACACATCCAAACAGCTGGAAAAGATCCTTCGCACAGTATGAGTCTGGAAATTCAGACACGTAGAAAGACGTAATGTCTCCCACCGTCGAAGAGCGATTACTGTTGCCCCCCCCCCAAAGGAAAAGTGTCCCATTTGAGCCCCCGATTACTCAGCAATCGACGCCCAGTGACTGTCTTCCAACCTCCGATTTGACTGTGTTGTCGGAATCCACTCATGCCCTAAACCCCCCAGAAAGAGAAGCCACCGACAGAGAACCTAAAAAAACCGGAAAACCCACCGCTCCAAAGCTGAGGCCAAAGCTAATCCACTTGCAGAAAGACGAAGACGAAGAACCAACAAAGCAGAGCGAAACAACCCGGTGATACCAAAAGCCCTAAAACAATATCGGTTGATTCTTCTCACCAAGGTCCCTGAGCCCTAAAGCCAGGAATTTAAACCGAAGATGATAGGAGTCACGATACCACTCTAGAGCCCTTCAGTATCCGCCGAAGAAGCAGAAAAAAGACGCTCGAGGGATCACACCGTGAGGCTACCGGAAAGCCCCAAACGGAAAAATCATTATCGGAAATCACACataccaattgtaatttttacgagttttgtaaaaaccctttgttttatatctcttaaatttcatttggtgtgtaatttttctttCTCCGAGTGTTTTACCTCGGCCCTTTGTAATCGAGTTTGGGATTTTTGTTCTCCATTAATGaaacttgcttaaaaaaaaaacatactcTTAGGCTACACGGAAAAAAACACGTGAAACAAGGTAAGTAGCTTTTGCTTAAGCTTGAGTCTCACTCTGTAGTGAACATTTTGTGAACATATTGCACTTTGCTTTACTTATGATATGATATGTCTCACCCACTTCAAAAGCTGCAACGATGAAAAACAAAATTGAAGAAAGgaataaaatatttctaattaaCTTGAAAAATGTGAATTAAAGTTGAACAcacacacacttgttatttaattagaaattagaatgtaataatattttatttaatgaaaagtTGTTTGAAAGTatggaatttgatttttaattggtTAGGAGTGGAAATATCAGGTTGGTAGTTAATAACTTTCTTATCAATCAGCGTTGTTAACAATGGTAAgatgtttttaattaaaattatcgaCCTGCATGTCCAACGATTACATATTGCAGTTTGCTTTTCTCTGCGTCGAATACAAAAGAAAGTTTTACTTAAGCTTGAGTTTCACTCAGAAACAGACATACTGCACTTTGCTTTTCTCATCCTATGATATGTTTGTTGCATACTTGAAAAGCTGCAAAGTTGAAGAAaggaataaaaatattagtaagtGACACTCGTGTTTGGAAGAGAGTATGCTCAAGGTTTTTCCAAAGTATCAGATTCATTTCTTTTCTTATATAATATAAGACAGTTACGCTTGCACTATCTGCTTAGTACCTTGGACCAACACAAGCTACTTTCATTCTGCATTTCAATCTTCAGGAATGGCAATATATTCTGCACATCATCAGAGTATGTCTCAACTTTCCTTATATATTAACAATAGATTCTCCAAATTTTGTTATAATTAACACATGTTGCAAAATGAATATATGTAGTTATGGAAATCATTGGAATAACAATGGAAGATGACAAATGTAAGTCTAAATTTTCCTTATATATTAACACTGAATAGATTCTCcacattttgtttttaattaacaaATGTTGAAAAATGAATATATGTAGTTCCGGAGCAAGAAATGGAAGATGATCAAGGTAAGTCTAAACTTTTCCTTATATATTAACACTCAGTAACTTCtccacatttttttattaattaacacATGTTACAATATGAAAATATGTAGCTAAGTTCTGGGACCTAGTATTAGGAGATGATTGGGTTGAAGTAATTAACAaatactagtaaaggacccgtgcattcgcacgggtcacgtaaagtcgataaatattaaataaatattatatagttatgatttaaaaatgtatattaatttatacgaattaacaaaaaaaatttaatgttgattgtcatacaaatattaatttaatttattaagttgtaGTAGTTGTCAGGATATATATAGATTTGTTAATTGCTATTAAACCAAATATATGGTAGAAAAACAGGTTTGTCCCGTCGGGCATGCctgtaatttttataattatttataattttaattttacaatttttattaacaaatattataaaataaaatatattatataccaaaaaaacatattggtttaataatttgattagatttaataaattaaataatattatgtttgttaaatttgtgCAGTAATTTAGAAGTTATATGCTATGGTAATTCAAAAGATATTAAACATATGATCTCTAAtatatttaagtaaatattttgtcgggcCGTCAGAAAAATAGGTTCGGCCCATCGAGCATGGCTATAGTAATTAAACATATGATCTCTAATATATTTAAGTAAAAATTTTGTCGGCCCGTCAGAAAAATAGGTTCGGCCCATCAAGCATGGCTATAGTAATTCAGaagttattaaacatatgatctctaatatctgttcaatttaagtaaatattttgtcagTCGGTCAGAAAAATAGGTTCGGCCCATCGAGCATGGCAATAATTTTAAATTCTTATGTATTGTAAATTTATGGATTTTgttgatattatatgattttatcatctaatataaaataaatttaaacatagTTAAGTTGTATAAATAACAATGGttgaaaaactaaaagaaatttttttgaaaaattgaatgtgataagtaaattataaaaaataaaataaaatcgaatttggtaagtaaattaattaatttttacgtgagaaaattttaatctcaattttaaactaaaatcttatccttccatttttatgtgagaaaaaTCTAATCCCAATTTTAAACTTTTATGTCCCTAATTGTAATTTAATCTTATCCTTCCTAAAGAAATTATATTTTCGGCTGGTTAAGGTTGGAACAAACACCGAAATAAATTT
Encoded proteins:
- the LOC131658985 gene encoding uncharacterized protein LOC131658985 — its product is MKVACVGPSFSRDAVEVSISPRKNNRGRRFGFARFAGVQDGRLFAVRLDNIQIAGGKIHANLPRFIRGKVGGVTGSFGVVARNSGVRGGVLKGGNEVGEGSGRVGWNASRGSRSFATVVKGGLAVDVDVAETNPTLCFNSKTVVKERLRKAYVGRVLIPGSAFNIQTYIEMEGVFAVRVTPMGGGTCLLEDREPGFIDALIAEGETWWQSWFSEIKKWEENMVDGSREVWLRIYGIPVHGWNPEFFIALAEVWRIFICVDERTSKGEAYDVARIRVKIKLSSKIPESVTVNIDNKSFILLVREDVVVVHSNNNEKPQINEHESSSTSSDGNWQDDNGGDDILFETGDSSDPIRQFSEPEDLDKALFPEQLDKASRVAASGGVADEGFSQKVSSAPILAEVIMGSHPAGNFTGEGSFDEAISQFRAESSVQVVAQTDAGREETEGLVASLAAVNCSPAVAVSVSNKKLRSKKVKMRSVNRVSSAGKGGGNTLCCGGGRKAEKKENSSGKGLKTGSFLVNYKSGLGSLEGSQCSVFYGEHMEESDIVRSNGRQWKFLKNDFDGNMWDAIAALGVVDVEGRGKKLCLKNVNIEDENGEGRKEFSKRTS